From a region of the Neisseria subflava genome:
- the tssH gene encoding type VI secretion system ATPase TssH codes for MSAHDQALLLRRLNTHCQQAMEAAAGLCQTRGHAEITVDHLFIKLLELGDGDVGALLRRYEIDSENIWNPLLDTMDKLPRNVRGNPSLSKSLVSLLSDAWLLASDEGASEIRSAYLYQALLKSPYRLMTQDAWPLLSLTETQIGRLKTWLDEVSIEGTNNTFAQTSAEEGQEGTQAESKPQPVKATGQNDALARFTVNLTEKAAQGGIDPVFGRETEIRQMMDILSRRRKNNPILVGEPGVGKTALVEGLALKIASGEVPKILENTQVLVLDLGLLQAGAGVKGEFEQRLRNVIEAVQNSEEPILLFIDEAHTLIGAGNSAGGADAANLLKPALARGELRTIAATTWSEYKQYFEKDAALERRFQMVKVEEPDDESAFTMLRGLKQRYAAYHKVHIQDSAVIAAVQLSRKYITGRQLPDKAVDLLDTAAARVRMSLDTVPHIFGLMEAQASSLQRELEALDADKQLGRLNASQEENIRQVEQEIAQLNEQREEMNRRYQEEKQLADEIQSLMEAAKNTELTSEEREAAQQSLTEKQQQLDAVVAGKPLIFTSVDETVIADIIADWTGVPAGSVLKDELANLLQLESLLEQRVVGQSEAIHAIAQSLRAAKAGLKTNDSPLGVFLLSGPSGVGKTETALALADALFGGEKSLITINLSEYREAHTVSQLKGSPPGYVGYGEGGVLTEAVRQKPYSVVLLDEVEKAHKDILNLFYQVFDKGMMRDGEGREIDFKNTVILMTSNLGANELTQLLKPQEPEEAEEAAAENQEANEQEQIADTEVELSAQMPETPSEHTEVSDGPAEAEEAPEYSLEELAEAIRPILTDHFQAALLARMQVVPYRPLEKEALAQIVRLKLDKIADRLYEAHQTRLSYSEDFAALLADSCTTGDSGARNIDHLLNRQVMPAIAQSFLQWQQTAGHMPERASLEVGEEGIDVLFE; via the coding sequence ATGTCTGCACATGATCAAGCCTTATTATTACGTCGTCTGAATACGCATTGCCAACAGGCAATGGAAGCCGCCGCCGGTTTATGTCAAACACGGGGTCATGCCGAAATTACGGTTGACCATTTGTTTATCAAGCTATTGGAATTAGGGGATGGCGATGTCGGCGCCTTATTGAGACGTTACGAAATAGATTCGGAAAACATCTGGAACCCTTTGCTGGACACGATGGATAAACTGCCGCGCAATGTCCGCGGTAATCCTTCACTGTCCAAATCACTGGTCAGCCTATTGTCAGACGCATGGCTACTGGCAAGTGACGAAGGCGCATCGGAAATCCGTTCCGCTTATCTGTATCAGGCATTGTTGAAATCCCCTTACCGTCTGATGACGCAGGATGCATGGCCGCTGTTGAGTCTGACGGAAACCCAAATAGGCCGTCTGAAAACATGGTTGGATGAAGTCTCAATCGAAGGCACCAACAATACGTTTGCCCAAACTTCTGCCGAAGAAGGCCAGGAAGGCACTCAGGCCGAATCCAAACCACAACCGGTTAAAGCAACCGGACAAAACGATGCATTGGCGCGCTTTACCGTCAACCTGACTGAAAAAGCAGCCCAAGGCGGCATCGACCCCGTATTTGGCCGCGAAACAGAAATCCGCCAAATGATGGATATTTTATCGCGCCGCCGTAAAAACAATCCGATTTTGGTCGGCGAGCCGGGTGTCGGCAAAACCGCACTGGTAGAAGGCCTGGCCTTGAAAATCGCCTCAGGCGAAGTGCCTAAAATATTAGAAAACACACAGGTATTGGTCTTGGATTTAGGCCTGCTGCAGGCAGGTGCGGGCGTCAAAGGCGAATTTGAACAACGCCTGCGTAACGTGATTGAAGCCGTTCAAAATTCCGAAGAGCCTATCTTATTGTTCATTGACGAAGCGCATACCTTAATCGGCGCTGGCAACAGCGCCGGTGGCGCAGATGCCGCCAACCTCTTAAAACCGGCCTTGGCACGAGGCGAATTGCGCACCATTGCCGCCACAACCTGGAGCGAATACAAACAATATTTTGAAAAAGATGCCGCATTGGAGCGCCGTTTCCAAATGGTCAAAGTAGAAGAGCCCGATGACGAATCAGCCTTTACCATGCTGCGCGGCTTGAAACAGCGTTATGCCGCCTACCATAAAGTCCATATTCAGGATTCCGCAGTCATCGCAGCCGTGCAACTCTCCAGAAAATACATTACTGGCCGCCAACTGCCCGACAAAGCCGTAGACTTGTTGGATACAGCCGCCGCCCGCGTCCGCATGAGCTTGGATACCGTTCCCCATATCTTCGGCTTGATGGAGGCACAGGCCTCCTCGCTGCAACGGGAATTGGAAGCATTGGATGCCGACAAACAACTGGGCCGTCTGAACGCGTCGCAAGAAGAAAACATCCGACAAGTCGAGCAGGAAATTGCCCAGCTGAACGAACAACGCGAAGAAATGAACCGCCGCTATCAGGAAGAAAAACAATTGGCGGACGAAATCCAATCCTTAATGGAAGCCGCCAAAAATACAGAATTGACTTCCGAAGAGCGGGAAGCCGCACAACAAAGCCTGACCGAGAAACAGCAACAGCTGGATGCCGTCGTCGCAGGCAAACCGCTGATTTTTACCAGCGTCGATGAAACCGTGATTGCCGACATTATCGCCGACTGGACAGGCGTGCCCGCAGGCAGCGTACTCAAAGACGAACTGGCCAACCTGCTGCAGCTCGAAAGCCTGCTTGAGCAACGCGTAGTCGGACAAAGCGAAGCCATCCATGCGATTGCGCAAAGTTTAAGGGCCGCCAAAGCCGGCCTGAAAACCAACGACTCCCCGTTGGGCGTATTCCTGTTGAGCGGCCCATCCGGTGTCGGCAAAACAGAAACCGCTCTAGCATTGGCAGACGCACTCTTCGGCGGCGAAAAATCACTGATTACCATCAACCTGTCCGAATACCGCGAAGCACACACCGTTTCCCAACTTAAAGGCTCGCCTCCGGGTTATGTCGGCTACGGCGAAGGCGGCGTATTGACCGAAGCCGTACGTCAAAAACCATACAGCGTCGTATTGCTGGACGAAGTCGAAAAGGCCCACAAAGACATCCTCAACCTCTTCTACCAAGTCTTCGACAAAGGCATGATGCGTGACGGCGAAGGCCGGGAAATCGACTTCAAAAACACCGTTATCCTGATGACTTCGAACTTGGGGGCAAACGAACTGACCCAGTTGCTGAAACCGCAAGAGCCAGAAGAGGCAGAAGAAGCCGCAGCAGAAAACCAAGAAGCAAACGAACAAGAACAGATCGCCGATACCGAAGTAGAACTTTCTGCACAAATGCCGGAAACTCCGTCTGAGCACACCGAAGTTTCAGACGGCCCTGCCGAAGCCGAAGAAGCACCCGAATACAGCTTGGAAGAACTGGCGGAAGCCATCCGTCCGATACTGACAGACCACTTCCAGGCCGCATTGTTGGCGCGTATGCAGGTCGTTCCTTACCGTCCGTTGGAAAAAGAAGCATTGGCTCAAATCGTCAGATTGAAGTTGGATAAAATAGCAGACCGGCTGTATGAAGCCCATCAAACGCGCCTCAGCTACAGTGAGGACTTTGCAGCGCTGCTGGCCGATTCCTGTACGACCGGCGACAGTGGTGCGCGCAACATTGACCACCTGCTGAACCGTCAGGTGATGCCGGCGATAGCCCAAAGCTTTTTACAATGGCAGCAGACGGCGGGTCATATGCCGGAGCGAGCGAGCTTGGAGGTTGGAGAAGAAGGTATAGACGTCTTGTTTGAGTAA
- a CDS encoding Hcp family type VI secretion system effector → MAIPAYMWLKDDGGSAIKGSVDVNGREDSVEIVEFQHNVRIPTDANTGKLTGTRVHEPIVLYKEYDASSPYLYKAVTTGQTLKEVEIKWYQIDASGQEKEYFNTKLDNVKVVAVGPVMHNIKDPARERYNHLERVELRYEKITWTYKDGNIIHSDSWNESRA, encoded by the coding sequence ATGGCAATTCCTGCTTATATGTGGCTGAAAGACGATGGCGGTTCCGCTATTAAAGGTTCCGTTGACGTTAACGGCCGTGAAGACAGTGTTGAGATCGTTGAGTTCCAACACAATGTCCGCATTCCTACAGATGCCAACACCGGCAAACTGACAGGTACCCGCGTTCATGAACCTATCGTATTGTACAAAGAATACGATGCGTCTTCTCCATACTTGTACAAAGCCGTGACCACCGGCCAAACTTTAAAAGAAGTAGAAATCAAGTGGTATCAAATTGATGCATCCGGTCAAGAGAAAGAGTACTTCAATACCAAACTGGACAACGTTAAAGTTGTCGCAGTAGGTCCTGTAATGCACAACATCAAAGACCCTGCACGCGAGCGTTACAACCACTTGGAACGCGTTGAATTGCGCTACGAAAAAATCACTTGGACTTATAAAGACGGCAACATCATTCATTCCGACAGCTGGAACGAAAGCCGCGCTTAA
- a CDS encoding OmpA family protein, translating into MTYRKISVLATLAVFELVLLYVFAVYWQAGWIIKGCAWALSVGAAFYYWRFYLKKKREQINTDFWKKITEELDSNGDLGCYTIRLHDSSVPRKLVERVNETVYINMSGSENLHPVVSNLLENTAHKYVSVSLELWLSPAENTDIATTLRTWLRNILFLQKSTGLTIPVHWLIQTPVSFLFDRKNSHSVFSIINKKEHNRLQINEFLKNLKNALSLKFLHDSNAQYSHQYIYLMEALNFLEEKFLKNTDSGWEYVDICSLSLADCGNFQNTSEWAAYLVKNTDGLIPTAKSVQHDSVRYILSEYLDKYAVYHRNHISDMIFKVLFIGVAGFFLAASFSTVNNSRLLEQIGTHIADFRMETDKAEQDKKIGLLKQDLKLLEGYRDHGVPAYLGLGLYRAQAYTPKLKALIPAEVPKAPKPVKKPEPVVLTLDSLALFETGQFELKNNANKALIGVLKAIESHPDTRILVEGHTDNVGNPVSNQQLSEKRAQSVKDWLVISSNVPEGRFEVKGFGDTKPIADNQTEDGKAKNRRVEIILIPSATQ; encoded by the coding sequence GCAACCTTGGCTGTTTTTGAGCTCGTTTTACTGTATGTGTTCGCAGTATATTGGCAGGCAGGTTGGATAATCAAAGGCTGTGCTTGGGCATTGTCCGTTGGGGCTGCCTTTTATTATTGGCGTTTTTATCTAAAGAAAAAACGCGAACAAATCAATACGGATTTTTGGAAGAAAATCACAGAAGAATTGGATTCCAACGGAGATTTGGGTTGCTATACCATTCGTCTGCATGACTCTTCTGTGCCGAGAAAGTTGGTAGAGAGGGTAAATGAAACCGTCTATATCAATATGTCGGGTTCGGAAAATCTGCATCCGGTCGTTTCCAATTTGCTTGAAAATACAGCCCATAAGTATGTTTCTGTGAGTCTGGAGCTGTGGCTTTCCCCTGCGGAAAATACCGATATTGCGACCACTTTGCGCACATGGTTGCGTAATATACTTTTTCTGCAGAAGAGCACGGGTTTGACTATCCCAGTGCACTGGTTGATTCAAACGCCGGTGTCTTTTTTGTTTGATAGAAAAAACAGTCATTCCGTTTTTTCTATCATCAATAAGAAAGAACACAACCGTCTGCAGATAAACGAATTCTTAAAGAACCTGAAAAACGCCCTGTCCCTTAAATTCCTGCATGATAGCAATGCCCAGTATAGCCATCAATATATTTATCTGATGGAGGCACTGAATTTTTTAGAAGAAAAATTCTTAAAAAATACAGATAGCGGATGGGAGTATGTGGACATATGCAGTTTAAGCCTTGCCGATTGCGGAAATTTTCAAAATACATCTGAATGGGCAGCTTATCTGGTAAAAAATACAGATGGTCTTATTCCGACGGCAAAAAGCGTTCAACATGATTCGGTAAGATACATCCTATCCGAATATCTGGATAAATATGCCGTTTATCATAGAAATCATATTTCAGATATGATTTTTAAGGTATTATTCATTGGTGTTGCCGGTTTTTTTCTGGCCGCGTCGTTTTCAACTGTCAACAACAGCCGTTTGTTGGAACAAATCGGCACGCATATAGCGGACTTCCGCATGGAAACGGATAAAGCTGAACAGGATAAAAAAATAGGGCTGTTGAAGCAGGACTTGAAATTGCTTGAAGGATACCGTGATCACGGTGTTCCTGCGTATTTGGGTTTAGGGCTGTATCGTGCGCAGGCCTATACCCCCAAATTAAAAGCCTTAATTCCCGCCGAAGTTCCTAAAGCGCCCAAGCCTGTCAAAAAGCCGGAGCCGGTGGTTCTTACCCTGGACAGTTTGGCACTCTTTGAAACCGGCCAGTTTGAATTAAAAAATAATGCCAATAAAGCATTGATTGGCGTATTGAAGGCAATCGAATCACATCCTGATACCCGCATTTTAGTTGAAGGCCATACCGATAATGTCGGAAATCCTGTTTCCAATCAGCAGTTGTCAGAAAAACGGGCCCAATCCGTCAAAGACTGGTTGGTGATTTCCTCCAATGTTCCGGAGGGCAGGTTTGAAGTCAAAGGTTTTGGCGATACCAAACCGATTGCAGACAATCAGACAGAAGACGGTAAGGCCAAGAACCGCAGGGTTGAGATTATCCTTATTCCCTCGGCAACACAGTAA